The stretch of DNA GACAAGAGCACTTTAGCCCCCTACATGGCGTGCAAGATGCCGGAGTGTGTACTCAGGACACAAGGGACCGGGATACCATGTATTTGTGAGTTCGGCCAAGGGCTAAACGCCTTGTTAATCCATGGGCAGAGGCAAACCAGGACACATGGGGATTTTATACAAGTTCAGGCCACCATCTTAGCGTAAAACCCTACGCCATGTTGGTATTGATATAAACTGGGGGATACAAGTGCTTTTTGTGTTACAAATGTGGTGGTCGGGCTGAGACCAGTGGTGGTCGGGGTACTAGTTAGAGTGCTTGAACACTCCTAAATATGCTCTTCCTCCTCTCTGCCTATCTTATCGTTGCCTTGTAGTTGCTGGTGGTGTGGTGGTAGCCAAGTGTTGTCCCCTTGTTTGACCATGGCCCTCCCCTTATATAGGTCTGGGGGATACCACATTTGGTCTACAAAATACATGTGAAAGTATACGAATAATGGTCGGCGAGGCGTACCACTTACCTCTGTCACATTGCAGTAGGTGAGCTGACACTGTTGCATGTGAGGTGCTCGAGTTTTTCCATCGACGTGACGCGCCGCACCGCCCTTCTCCCGCTTTACACCGCACCAACGTCCGGTCTTGTCATTCGTCCCTCCTGGTTGTTGTGATGATGACCCTACCCGTAGCCCTGCACCGGGCTAGGGGGGTAGGCCGACCGGGTATTTAATGCGTGGTCGATGGAGTACTCTACAAGGTCGTCCTCTCCGGTCGACATGTGCCCCGTCTGCTCGGCGCCTCAGCCCTCGAGTGTGTCATGGCTGGCATCATGAGTCTCTCCGGGGACCTTTTGTGACATATTTCACAGCGTGTGACCCGTTGCTCTGTAGTTCCTACACAAGTATTTTTACCAAGATACATTTTTGACCATAGTTATACTTTCCCAATGCTAGATATTTCCAAGGAGGCGCCGATGTATGGTTTTTGTGTATACCCTGATATCTGGTGTTCCGTCAACCTGCTGCAGCACGCGCCAGGGCAGACATCGTTCCGCCGCATGACTACACGGTGACCAACATGCATCCCTTGTTGAGAATCGTGACAGTTCGCCGGCTGTCGCTGCAGAAACCTCATCAGGGATCGCCGAAGATTCGGCTGGGAGGGGTTGGATACGTGGGGGAATGCAAGGTGTTCTGTGGAGGGTGAGGAGAAAAGGGACAAGCCATTGGCTCCGATATGCACCGCAATGAACAATCCAATTGCGGTGACATGGCTGGTAGCATGCGCCAAGATCCCTGCAACAGAATCAAACAGCTACAACAGCGTTCACTaggtaagagcaactctagcagaccccgcatcccgccggccgcaaaacgcgtttgcagttcgcgCAAAACCGCTTTTGCGGGCCGGCTTGGACGGCCACAGATGCAGACCCCTCAAACggacccgtaaaaaagcatatgcgcggaatatgcttttttactggtcggctttgcggggtctgctcTTTGCGCCGCTGCATCCCGCATCTTATCGGCCTGCAAATATCAAATCCAACATAAAGACAACAATCGAAAGCAAAACTTAATTATTCAAATCAAACATAATACAATAATCATCcacattacaaataattattcaaatcagcatagcaaacttaaataatgcaatacaaaacttgtcatgaatacaaatacaaatgaatACAAAAAAAGTCACTGTCCAACCCTTTGCCAATGGTGATCAATGAGATTCTCCTGAATTTAAAAGTGGGtgtttgcattttcaatctccttgtatgtTTGAAGGAAAGCTCTAATGCGGTTAGGGTTTCTAGCTGGTTTGACATGACTACCCACATTGTCATAGAAGAATTCCAAGTTCATTCCTCTCTCATCTTCAAGAATCATATTGTGCAGGATAACACAACATGCCATAATATTTTTCAAGGTTTTCTTTTCCCAAAAACGAGCAGGACCATggacaatggcaaacctagattgcaaaacaccgaatgctctttcaatgtcttttcggGCTGCCTCTTGCACCCTTGCAAATTCACATTGCTTTTTAGTTTTGGGTTCTTTGGTTCTTttgacaaatgtgcaccaaggagggtatataccatcAGCAAGATAATACCCctttgtgtattcatgcccattgatagtgtagttgcaagcaggagcatcaccactagcaagcctagcaaaTAAATGAGACCGTTGCAACACATTGGTATCATTGAGAGTGCCCGACATACCAaaaaagcaatgccaaatccataaatcaTCGGATGCTACGACCTCAAGCACAATTattgcatcacgagacttgccacaatacattccttgccatgccttggggcaatttttccaagtccaatgcatacaatcaatgctacttagcatgccaggccaacctctcctctcattagttgccatcaatttctttgtgtcattttcgttgggagccCGAAGATACTCAGGACCAAAGACACGGATGATCACCTTTGCAAATCTACGCACAGACTCAATTGTagtatcttcaccaatgcgaaggtactcatcggcatagtcagccgGAATACCATATGCAATCACTCGCATTGCCGcggagattttttgatatgcactaaatccctttaagCCCGCAACATTTCTTGTTTGAGTAAAATACCGGCAATTTGCCTCGCAAGCTTGAACAATTTTGACACTCGacgcattcggtaccttctccggaagaggtgcgGTGGATACGTTGGATTCTTCGtgaagtagtcttgcatcaacatctcgttcctAAGATGACGATTCCGGGGAATGCAAAGGCGCCCGACGGTCGATCCTCGCCTCCTCTTCCGGTTCTCGTCTTCGTGCTCCTTCACGGCAAGTGCCATGACCAAACTAAACCTAGATTGCAAAAATCACAACAAAACGCACTAACCGGTGGCAGACGCGGCGGGTGATCCCGGGCGGCGATTAGGAGGCGGGCACGACGGTGGTCGATCCCCGGCAGCGGCAGCGACGAGGGCGTCTCTTCTCGCCGGATCCGGGGGGCGGTGCAGCGTCTCGGGGCGGGAGGGTGTGGGCGGCCTCGTGGACCGATTCCGCCCGCAGATTTGGCCGAAAATCGCCAGCGGCGGGCGGGCAGAAGCAAGGGCGGTCGGCGGCGGAAGGAGGAGGGAAAGCGCGCGGGTTGAAATGTCCGTCCCGCCAACTGCTTCTATGTGACGCAGGGCACCGCAGCCGCGAGGAGGAAACCCGCGTATTCCCGGGTTGGGGTTGGGATTTTGCCGCGTCCCTCAAAAAATTTTGCTAACCGGGACGGGATGCGGGTTCTGATCCGGCAGGTTTTTCCGCCCCtacccgcattttggcggttattttgtggGTCGGGgacggatgcggggtctgctagagttgctctaagtctTAAAATTGGACGGACGCGAGATaagatttttcaaaaaaaaagaagaaagaaagaaagaaactttCCACGTGATCCTACCCCACCAACTGGGCCCCATCACTCACCGTCGCCCCAATCACCTCTCCACACGTGAGATCGCCTCATCCTCCGTGCCAACCATGTGGCTCCCCTCCCACCACCGCTCTCCTCTGGCCCTTCCCGCGCCTTGCTCCCTCCTCCACAccactccctcctccgccgcctcccctcgcTTCCACCCCCTCGACCCCCACAGCCAAACCCTAGCTCTCCGCCCCGCCATGTCCGTCGCGGCCGCGGCCGCCTCCCTCGTCGCCTCCTCTTCGCTCTCCGTTCCCGaccacctccgcctccgccgccccccGCCACCGCTCCGCTTCCGCCGCCGATCAAAGGACCGCCTCGTTcttgctgttctcgaggagaaatcCTCCTCTGCGTTTACTGAGGAGGAAGCCAGGAAGTTCGGGCTCAACGGGAGCGCGAGCAGGCTCGGGTACGACGATGCCGCGGTGGAGGCGTACCTCGGGTCCAACGGCAAcggaaacagcaacagcaacaggagTGCGAGTGGGAGTGGGAACGGCGCGAGCGTGAAGCCCGTGCCATCCGGGTCTGGCACTTCTGTGGTATCCGGCCGTGGGCCGGGTGAGGatgagaggaggaaggagagagtgGAGGAGATAGGCAGGGAGGACGCATGGTTTAAGCGAAGCGACGGAGAGGCCATGCCCAAGGTGAATATTTGTTTGCTCGGCgttttctattcctaagtatgcgtCTGTCAGTGTGTGCGATCAGTGCGTTGTGCCATTTTTGTTTTCTGAGACGGATGTGCGATATCTCCTGTAGTAAGCAGGACTGCCATGTTGCTTTGACTAAAGACTTCAGTGACACGTCAGTGTAAATGTGTAATGCAAGGAGTAGGtcgttcatattttgttctagctggaATGAAGTTATATTCAGGGAAGGCCGGGTAATAGCATCGTCAGAAAGGAGTAATAGAATATGCACCGTGGTGGAGAGAAGTAAACAAGCTTGTCAGTTGTTTGTTCTGTCAGCCCTGTAGTGCTTTCAGCTTGTGCGGATGGAAGCATGACTTACCGTCATGCACATTTTGACTccatgatttgtgttaatattgttGTTCATCTGGGATCAGCTGAAATGTTTATCTCATGCCATTATTAATGCTTCCTCATTCTGGGTTGAAAAATCTAAATCTTGCAGGTGTCTGTTGTTCCTGGTGGTCGTTGGAATCGGTTTAAAACCTATTCAACGATTCAAAGAACCTTGGAGATATGGGGCTCTGTCTTCGCATTTATATTCAAGGTTTGGCTCAACAACCAGAAGTTCACTTATCGAGGTTAGAACTTAATCACGCAAACAGAAACGACACGGTACTATATTAAAGGTTTTATACCACAAAGCTTAGGTACCTGGACTTCTATCTTTTCGTACTCCACTACATGTCAGTCAGTTTCTTGCAAGTCTTTGGGTCATATTCCATAAAATAACAAATGATTGTTTTATGTGTcatatttttttttttttgcacatTTAGGCTTTACTTGTCAACCACGTGCAGCCTCAGATGTTTATTTGTGTTAGTATATTCGTTACCAAGATACTTGAGAGGCAGATTTGGACTTATTTTTCTACTTGTGAAAACAATAGGCAATTCCATGGCTTTTGAGATGAAGTGTAATCCAACTACTTTAGCTTACATGTCATAAAAGGTGCCTTACTGTTTGAACATATAACAAGAAGTACTATATGATAACATGGAGAAAGGACGCCGGCTTAAAATCCTTCATCTTATAAACAGGGTGTATTGCATTTTAAACAATTCACTGACTTGCTGGATGCTGTTCGTTTGTGCCCTAAAGTTCCCTACATATTCTTAGTAAAATTGTCTGCATAAGGCATCCCTTCATGCCGATGAATTACCTGCAGGGGGGATGACGGAAGAGAAAAGGGTAATGAGGAGGAAAGTTCTTGCCAAGTGGCTCAAGGAGAGTATTTTGAGATTAGGCCCCACATTTATTAAAATAGGACAGCAATTCTCCACCAGGGTGGATATTCTTCCAAAAGAATATGTGGATCAATTATCTGAATTGCAGGTTTGCATGCACACTTCTATACTTCCGCATCTGGACACATCCAAAGCATCTGCGGTGAATATTGGATTATTGTTTATTAGCAAATCTGCATCTGTAATAGATTGCTATAGGGAACGTGTACTTAACCTATTAGAAAAACATAAGGGCTTGTTTCATTACTCGTAGCGAAAAGTCTGTGAATCTTAAAATAAGTATTCAGtactcccgcaaaaaaaaaagtatTCAGTAATGACCATGGGTAAAATCTGTACTAAGTGTCTTGACATAGATTAACTTCAAAAGATTATCTCTTGGATTTTAAATTGGGGGTCTATCAGAATCTCATAATACCTGCTATGAACCACCCTATCTGCATATGAAACATCGTTTGTTTTTTGGTGGTTTGATAAAACACAAGTATTTAAGGCCTATTAGAACACTTCCACCATCAGCTAACTGCTCTCAGTCGTTGAAATCTTACCGTCTCTTGTTTCTGTTAGCGCCGGCTAATCACGATCTCCTCCAGTAGCTTACGAGCTTCAGCTATATGCGCTTGATTGTTGCTGACCCAAATTCCCCAAAGTCCTCCAGTTGCAAATTTATGCATAAATATGTATCCAATTTAGTTAAATTGGTCAACAGATCAGCGTAGTAAAATAGTCGTTCTTGTCAGTTAAAAACTTCTCGCATTTCCTAGATTTTTGGTAACTAGCAGTGCTATATCTTTACTTTATACTAATGTTATCATGGACCCTCTTTTGCAGGATCAGGTCCCTCCATTCCCTTCAGAGACAGCTGTGTCAACTATTGAAGAAGAGCTGGGAGCATCTGTAAATGAGATATTTGAACGATTTGACGTTGAACCATTAGCTGCTGCTAGCCTCGGTAATAAGCTCGTAGACTAGATATGTAATCTTGAAATTTGACTAGAACAAAAGCATTTTATTTTCTTGTGTCAACTTGACACTGTAACAATACATCCCTTTTTGGCAGGCCAGGTTCATCGGGCAAGCCTAAATGGCCAAGAAGTTGTACTCAAGGTGCAAAGGCCTGGTCTGAAAGAGCTGTTTGATATTGATCTGAAGAATTTAAGGGCAAGTCTCTTAAAAGTGTACTTTTTCCCTAACAGATTGTGCCTCTctattatttttctttcttttcaaaCCATCAGCTGATAGCCTCAACTGATGATGTTCTAGGTAATAGCAGAATACCTTCAGAAAGTGGATCCCAAGTCAGATGGTGCCAAGAGAGACTGGGTTGCTATTTATGATGAATGTGCAAATGTATTATATCAGGTGCGGCTGTCTTATGCTCACAACCTATGGTCTGTTACTATCTCACGCTTGTCAGATTTCAGGTTTTTGAAATAACACCTATTATATAACAGACTATCGGAAGCAAACGTATCCATTTTTTATGCATCTTTCCTCAGTGAGAGTAAATTGAGATAATTTGATGCGTAGTTAGAGTTCTCTAGGCATCATAAAACAGCGTTTTGGTGTCAATACTTCCATAATAGTGCGAGGATTGGGCTTGAGAGGCTTACATCTTGATGTTGACTTTGTTCTGTATTATTAGTCCATTTCATGATGCTCTTTCTTGCTTtgagttctttgtatcaaactatcAATATATTTTCCTTAGATTGTATTAGATAAATTCTTTCAAATCAGCCATTTGATTTTTGGTGTTTCTTGTATATTTACATGAAAGCAAATTACATAATCATCTTATGGTTGTTTTTTAGGAAATAGACTATACCAAAGAAGCATTTAATGCTGAAAAGTTTGCTGAAAACTTCAAAAATATGGATTATGTGAAGGTTCCAGAAATTTACTGGGAGTATACTACACCTCAGGTTCCTTCCATGCAGAAATTTGTGAATAGACTCTCAAGCAACATAGAACAGAAGATAAGACTTAAGTTTATTTTGTATGCTTTGTAGGTTCTAACAATGGAGTATGTCCCAGGAATCAAAATAAATAGGATACAGCAGATAGATAAGTTAGGGCTTGATCGGAAAAGGTATCCTCTGAAGTCTGAATACTACTCGGCCATGACCTTTTTTGCAGTACCTACTAACATTGGTATCTTTTGTTGCCAACCGTAATCTTTTTCAGGTTAGGCCGGTATGCTGTTGAGTCCTACCTTGAGCAGATTTTATCGCATGGATTTTTCCACGCCGACCCGGTTAGTTGCACTATACATAAGCGAAATATGCTGTAGTTGTTTCAATTGGACTTCGGTGTCCAGGCAGGGAAGCTGCTTCCCTTTTGCAGTTTGAGAATTAAAGAATGTTCTACAAATTCTGATAAATTCATGGATACAGTACATATAAAGTAAAGCAGTGTCTGGGC from Triticum dicoccoides isolate Atlit2015 ecotype Zavitan chromosome 6A, WEW_v2.0, whole genome shotgun sequence encodes:
- the LOC119316890 gene encoding protein ACTIVITY OF BC1 COMPLEX KINASE 8, chloroplastic-like, translated to MSVAAAAASLVASSSLSVPDHLRLRRPPPPLRFRRRSKDRLVLAVLEEKSSSAFTEEEARKFGLNGSASRLGYDDAAVEAYLGSNGNGNSNSNRSASGSGNGASVKPVPSGSGTSVVSGRGPGEDERRKERVEEIGREDAWFKRSDGEAMPKVSVVPGGRWNRFKTYSTIQRTLEIWGSVFAFIFKVWLNNQKFTYRGGMTEEKRVMRRKVLAKWLKESILRLGPTFIKIGQQFSTRVDILPKEYVDQLSELQDQVPPFPSETAVSTIEEELGASVNEIFERFDVEPLAAASLGQVHRASLNGQEVVLKVQRPGLKELFDIDLKNLRVIAEYLQKVDPKSDGAKRDWVAIYDECANVLYQEIDYTKEAFNAEKFAENFKNMDYVKVPEIYWEYTTPQVLTMEYVPGIKINRIQQIDKLGLDRKRLGRYAVESYLEQILSHGFFHADPHPGNIAVDDANGGRLIFYDFGMMGSISPNIREGLLEVFYGVYEKDPDKVLQAMVQMGVLVPTGDMTAVRRTAQFFLDSFEERLAAQRKEREMATVEPGFKKQLSKEEKFEKKKQRLAAIGEDLLAIAADQPFRFPATFTFVVRAFSVLDGIGKGLDPRFDITEIAKPYAMELLRFNEAGVEVLVKDARKRWDRQSRAFYNVFRQPDRVEKLAQIIERLEQGDLKLRVRALESERSFQRVAAVQKTIGYGVAAGSLVNLATILHLNSIRMPATIGYCLCAFFGLQILLGVLKVKKLDQQERLITGTA